From Vibrio crassostreae, one genomic window encodes:
- the hrpA gene encoding ATP-dependent RNA helicase HrpA, with amino-acid sequence MTSSPEKADNNKNAAQSSSSKNNTASNKSAEQSNAKKAEQSATNNKSSQNSPASLRKALNECMMRDRFRLSKRIAGASKIKNEQAKHAVFDEIALDIAKSMMTATQRAAQKPTIEYPEILPVSQKRDDIAKAIAENQVVIVAGETGSGKTTQLPKICSELGRGRFGLIGHTQPRRLAARSVANRIAEEMETQLGEFVGYKVRFNDQISDNTQIKLMTDGILLAEIQHDRFLNQYDTIIIDEAHERSLNIDFIMGYLKELLPKRPDLKVIITSATIDPERFSKHFNNAPIIEVSGRTYPVDTRYRPLGGDESDSDRDQIEGIFEAVDELCDEGLGDILIFMNGEREIRDTADALSKRNLRDTEIVPLYARLSAGEQNRIFQSHTGRRIVLATNVAETSLTVPGIKYVIDPGTARISRYSYRTKVQRLPIEPVSQASANQRKGRCGRVAEGICIRLYSEEDFESRPEFTDPEILRTNLASVILQMTALGLGDIQAFPFVEAPDKRNIQDGVRLLEELGAIATVEPSANKNKNQGDDKKKLTAIGRKLAKLPIDPRLARMVIEAPRNRCLHEVMVIASALSIQDPRERPSDKQQSSDDKHKRFFDKESDFITFVNLWDYIKQQQKALSSNQFRKQCKQDYLNYLRIREWQDVYFQIHQAMRELDTKLNTEPGSYDGIHMSLLSGLLSHIGMKDQEKNEYQGARNARFHIFPASGLFKKQPKWIMSAELVETSKLWGRVIAKIQPEWIEPLAKHLIKRSYSEPHWSKKQAAVMAHEKVMLYGIPIVPKRLVNYGAIDATVSRELFVRSALVEGEWETKHTFFKQNRKLLQEVEELEHKSRRRDILIDDDELFDFYDQRVGEEAVSGRHFDTWWKKTSQKTPELLNFEKSMLFRGDASHVTDLDYPNFWHQNGIKLKLSYQFEPGDDNDGVTVHIPLPILNQIDQNGFDWQIPGLRQELVISLIKSLPKTLRRNFVPAPNYADAFLARVTPLEAPLLDSLEKELRRMTGVEVVRDDWKLDQIPEHLKVTFRAVDHRKRKLKEQKDLHELKESLKDKVQETLSKVADDDIEQQNLHTWSFGELPKVYQQKRGGYDVKAFPALVDTKDSVEIKLFETEQEQISAMKSGQRRLILLNVPSPIKYLHSNLPNKSKLGLYFNPYGQVLDLIDDCIACGIDKLIEEKGGLVWEPEQFEALKEHVRAELGDTVVEIAQQVETILTTAFSISKKLKGRVDLSMAFALSDIKAQVEGLIFKGFATECGWKRLPDILRYMRAIERRMEKLPIDPNKDRLHMIKVESVMNDYKELLNKIPKGIAVPENVKEVRWMIEELRVSFFAQQLGTPYPVSDKRVKNAIDAC; translated from the coding sequence TTGACTTCGTCTCCGGAAAAAGCAGATAACAACAAGAATGCAGCCCAATCGAGTTCCTCAAAGAACAACACTGCATCGAATAAGTCTGCTGAACAATCAAATGCCAAAAAAGCTGAACAATCAGCGACAAACAACAAATCATCTCAGAATAGTCCAGCCTCTCTTCGTAAAGCACTCAACGAATGCATGATGCGCGATCGCTTCCGTTTGAGTAAGCGAATTGCTGGTGCGAGTAAAATTAAGAACGAACAAGCTAAGCACGCTGTCTTTGATGAGATTGCGTTAGACATTGCTAAGTCAATGATGACGGCAACTCAGCGTGCTGCGCAAAAACCAACGATTGAATACCCAGAAATTCTCCCTGTTAGCCAAAAACGCGACGACATCGCGAAAGCCATTGCTGAAAACCAAGTGGTTATCGTGGCGGGTGAAACGGGTTCGGGTAAAACCACTCAGCTACCAAAAATCTGCTCTGAGCTTGGCCGTGGTCGCTTTGGCCTAATTGGTCACACTCAGCCTCGTCGTCTTGCTGCGCGTTCGGTTGCGAACCGTATTGCTGAAGAGATGGAAACGCAGCTAGGTGAGTTTGTTGGTTATAAGGTTCGATTCAACGACCAGATTTCTGACAACACACAGATCAAATTGATGACCGACGGTATTCTACTGGCGGAGATTCAACACGACCGTTTTTTAAACCAGTACGACACCATCATCATCGATGAAGCGCACGAACGTAGCCTGAACATCGATTTCATCATGGGTTACCTGAAAGAGTTGCTACCAAAGCGTCCTGATCTGAAAGTGATCATCACGTCGGCAACCATCGATCCAGAGCGTTTCTCTAAACACTTCAATAATGCGCCAATCATTGAAGTGTCTGGCCGTACTTACCCAGTAGACACGCGTTACCGCCCATTAGGTGGTGATGAAAGTGACTCAGATCGCGACCAAATTGAAGGCATCTTTGAAGCGGTTGATGAACTGTGTGATGAAGGGCTTGGCGATATCTTGATCTTCATGAACGGTGAGCGAGAGATTCGTGATACCGCAGATGCATTAAGTAAACGCAACCTTCGTGATACTGAGATTGTTCCGCTATACGCGCGTCTGTCCGCGGGAGAGCAGAACCGAATCTTCCAGTCTCACACGGGACGACGCATCGTTCTGGCAACCAACGTGGCAGAAACCTCATTAACCGTTCCGGGCATCAAGTATGTTATCGACCCGGGTACGGCGCGTATTAGCCGTTACAGCTACCGCACCAAAGTACAGCGCCTACCGATTGAGCCCGTGTCTCAAGCGAGCGCAAACCAGCGTAAAGGTCGTTGTGGTCGTGTTGCGGAAGGTATCTGTATTCGTCTGTACTCTGAGGAAGATTTCGAGTCACGCCCAGAGTTCACGGATCCAGAGATCCTGCGTACTAACCTAGCGTCGGTTATCCTTCAGATGACAGCGCTTGGCCTAGGCGACATTCAAGCATTCCCATTTGTTGAAGCGCCAGATAAGCGCAACATTCAAGATGGTGTAAGGCTGCTTGAAGAGCTTGGTGCGATTGCGACTGTTGAACCGTCTGCGAACAAAAATAAGAATCAAGGCGACGATAAGAAGAAGCTCACGGCGATTGGTCGTAAGCTAGCGAAGTTGCCTATCGATCCGCGTCTAGCACGTATGGTCATCGAAGCGCCACGCAACCGCTGTCTACATGAAGTGATGGTTATTGCGTCTGCACTGTCGATTCAAGACCCGCGAGAGCGCCCGTCAGACAAACAACAATCGTCTGACGACAAGCACAAGCGCTTCTTCGATAAAGAGTCTGATTTCATCACGTTTGTGAACCTATGGGATTACATCAAGCAGCAGCAAAAAGCGCTGTCGAGTAACCAGTTCCGCAAACAGTGTAAGCAGGATTACCTGAACTATTTACGTATTCGTGAATGGCAAGATGTGTACTTCCAAATTCACCAAGCGATGCGTGAATTGGATACCAAACTGAACACAGAACCGGGCAGTTACGATGGCATTCACATGTCACTGCTATCAGGTCTGCTTTCACACATCGGTATGAAAGACCAAGAGAAGAATGAATATCAAGGTGCTCGTAATGCGCGCTTCCATATCTTCCCTGCGTCTGGCCTATTTAAGAAACAGCCTAAGTGGATCATGTCTGCTGAGCTGGTGGAAACCTCAAAGCTTTGGGGTCGTGTTATCGCCAAGATTCAACCGGAATGGATTGAACCGCTAGCGAAACACCTGATTAAACGCAGCTACAGCGAACCACATTGGTCGAAGAAGCAAGCGGCGGTAATGGCACACGAAAAAGTGATGCTTTACGGAATCCCGATTGTCCCTAAACGTCTTGTGAACTACGGAGCGATTGATGCAACTGTCAGCCGTGAGTTGTTTGTACGTAGTGCATTAGTAGAAGGTGAGTGGGAAACCAAACACACCTTCTTCAAGCAAAACCGCAAGCTACTGCAAGAAGTGGAAGAGCTTGAGCATAAATCGCGTCGTCGTGACATCTTGATCGACGATGATGAACTGTTCGATTTCTATGACCAGCGTGTTGGCGAAGAGGCAGTTTCAGGCCGTCACTTCGATACATGGTGGAAGAAGACCAGCCAGAAAACCCCTGAACTGCTGAACTTTGAAAAGTCGATGCTGTTCCGAGGTGATGCTAGCCACGTTACTGACTTGGATTACCCGAACTTTTGGCACCAAAACGGTATCAAGCTCAAGCTGAGTTACCAATTTGAGCCTGGCGATGACAACGATGGTGTAACGGTACACATTCCGCTGCCTATCTTGAACCAGATCGACCAGAACGGATTCGATTGGCAGATCCCAGGACTACGTCAGGAATTGGTGATTAGCCTAATCAAGTCATTACCTAAAACGCTACGCCGTAACTTTGTGCCTGCGCCAAACTACGCCGATGCATTCTTGGCTCGTGTTACACCGTTAGAAGCGCCGCTGTTAGACTCTCTTGAGAAAGAGCTACGCCGCATGACGGGTGTAGAAGTGGTACGTGATGACTGGAAGTTAGACCAGATTCCAGAGCACTTAAAGGTAACATTCCGCGCTGTCGATCATCGCAAGCGTAAGCTGAAAGAACAGAAAGATTTGCATGAGTTGAAAGAGAGCCTGAAAGACAAGGTTCAAGAAACGCTTTCTAAAGTAGCAGACGATGACATCGAGCAGCAGAACCTGCACACGTGGAGCTTTGGTGAATTACCAAAAGTCTACCAACAGAAACGCGGTGGCTACGATGTTAAAGCCTTCCCTGCGCTGGTGGATACCAAAGACAGCGTAGAGATCAAACTGTTCGAAACCGAGCAAGAGCAGATCTCGGCAATGAAATCGGGTCAACGTCGTTTGATCTTATTGAACGTGCCGTCGCCGATCAAATACTTGCACTCTAACTTGCCGAACAAATCGAAACTTGGCTTGTACTTCAACCCGTACGGACAGGTACTTGATTTAATCGATGACTGTATCGCTTGTGGTATTGATAAGCTGATTGAAGAGAAGGGCGGTTTGGTTTGGGAACCAGAGCAGTTTGAAGCACTGAAAGAGCACGTACGTGCAGAGTTGGGTGATACGGTAGTTGAGATTGCTCAACAAGTTGAAACCATCTTAACCACGGCATTCAGCATCAGTAAGAAGCTAAAAGGCCGTGTCGATCTTTCTATGGCATTCGCACTTTCTGACATAAAAGCTCAAGTAGAAGGTTTGATTTTTAAGGGTTTTGCCACAGAATGTGGGTGGAAACGCCTGCCGGATATTCTACGCTATATGAGAGCGATTGAACGCCGCATGGAAAAACTGCCAATTGACCCGAATAAAGATCGTCTTCATATGATCAAAGTTGAGTCAGTAATGAATGATTACAAAGAACTGCTGAATAAAATTCCAAAAGGGATCGCGGTTCCAGAAAATGTAAAAGAGGTGCGTTGGATGATAGAAGAGCTTCGTGTAAGCTTCTTCGCACAGCAGCTCGGTACGCCTTACCCAGTATCAGATAAGCGTGTTAAAAACGCGATTGATGCTTGCTAA
- a CDS encoding outer membrane beta-barrel protein, whose protein sequence is MKKTLLALALLGASSTAMADSWLYGGVMGGQNSLGNEEETAMGIHVGTGILPLIGIEAGYWDLGSFDSVKYGNRDLTNLDASTAYLAIKPSIDFGPLHVYAKAGIHSYDLKSDGFKQSGEDVMYGVGAEYFIFGPLSVGASYQNFKMKDDDSGVFTLNATIHLL, encoded by the coding sequence ATGAAAAAAACGTTATTGGCACTAGCACTGCTAGGTGCATCTTCAACAGCTATGGCTGATTCTTGGTTGTACGGCGGTGTTATGGGTGGTCAAAACTCATTAGGCAACGAAGAAGAAACAGCGATGGGTATCCACGTAGGTACAGGCATCCTGCCACTAATCGGTATTGAAGCGGGTTACTGGGATCTAGGTTCTTTCGACAGCGTTAAGTACGGCAACCGTGACCTTACAAACCTAGATGCAAGCACAGCTTACCTAGCGATCAAACCAAGCATCGACTTCGGCCCTCTTCACGTTTACGCGAAGGCTGGTATCCATTCCTACGATCTTAAATCTGATGGCTTCAAGCAATCAGGTGAAGATGTAATGTACGGTGTAGGCGCAGAATACTTCATCTTTGGTCCACTATCTGTCGGCGCTAGCTACCAAAACTTCAAAATGAAAGATGACGACTCAGGCGTATTCACGCTAAACGCAACTATCCACCTACTGTAA
- a CDS encoding TetR/AcrR family transcriptional regulator, with translation MFGFGCKGDKQGIFGCKGVLSKKQQSIADREVELMLLAKDLVREQGFGNLTMDRLTAASSYSKGTIYNHFCSKEDVVLALCIHSLKTEALMFARSGEFEGNTREKIVALHVAYRIYARMEPVLSTCAIMAKSPWVLEKASSARVAEMNELEELVIEQADTMVNQAVEAGDLKFSSGVGSDAIVFANWSIAFGSNALSQNASNSHCIKRLQDPYSVLHNANMLLDGLNWQPLSTDWDYRKTWRRVEQELFSEEIAYLESVGR, from the coding sequence ATGTTTGGCTTTGGTTGTAAAGGCGATAAACAAGGTATCTTTGGTTGCAAAGGCGTGTTGTCTAAAAAGCAGCAGTCTATTGCAGACCGAGAAGTAGAGTTGATGTTGTTAGCAAAAGATCTGGTTCGAGAACAAGGGTTCGGGAACCTCACGATGGACAGGCTAACGGCAGCAAGTTCTTATTCTAAAGGTACGATATACAATCACTTTTGCAGCAAAGAAGACGTGGTTTTAGCCTTGTGTATTCACTCTTTAAAGACCGAGGCATTGATGTTTGCTCGTTCTGGAGAGTTTGAAGGCAACACACGCGAAAAGATAGTCGCACTGCACGTTGCTTACCGAATCTATGCGCGCATGGAACCGGTATTATCAACCTGTGCGATCATGGCAAAAAGCCCGTGGGTACTAGAGAAAGCGTCTAGTGCACGCGTAGCCGAGATGAATGAACTGGAAGAGCTGGTGATTGAACAAGCCGACACTATGGTTAATCAAGCCGTAGAAGCCGGTGATCTTAAGTTCTCTTCTGGTGTGGGTTCTGATGCCATCGTGTTTGCTAACTGGTCAATCGCATTTGGTTCAAATGCCTTGTCACAGAACGCATCAAACAGTCACTGTATTAAGCGGTTACAAGACCCGTATTCAGTATTACACAACGCGAACATGCTACTAGACGGCCTCAATTGGCAGCCCCTTTCTACCGACTGGGATTACCGTAAAACTTGGCGTCGTGTAGAACAAGAACTGTTCAGTGAAGAGATCGCTTACTTAGAATCTGTAGGTCGATAG
- a CDS encoding efflux RND transporter permease subunit: protein METVMKHDSQKPAFDQQNRDNPNADSVNADLNNSWHSIPTKRSFIVLLVVFSIIILSALGAKNLYFRGDYNIFFEGTNKQLMAFDEIQTTFAKTDNLAIVVAPEDGNVFTPETLTLIQNLTVDAWQIPYSSRVDSLANYQHTEAIEDDLLVEDLLYEEYEHTPERIAKVKQIALNEPLLKNALVSASGDVTIVNVTVQLPEIDKTAEVQEVIAAINAMIGKYQAQHPNVEFHKAGIIAMNNAFMTSAQQDSSTLVPLMLLVVLVFLTFMLRSFFSVVATLIVIISSIVATMGLSGWAGMFLSTATVNVPTLVLTLAVADCVHVIVTMRQAMQRGMEKAQAIQYSIKLNAMPILITSVTTAIGFLMMNMSDSPVLRDFGNLSALGVLIACFLSVTMLPALLKLLPVKRLPANPEAANKVTFMDKLGDFVVTNRKALLPISTLVIVGAAALIPLNKVNDESVKYFDTSSEFRQAADFMEETVSGMTTLSIAVKTNESQAIADPVFLQAIGDFTDWLRVQPETDHVATLSDVYMRLNKNMHGDDESYYKLPLNRELAAQYLLLYEMSLPYGLDLNNQINVDKSSIKMVLTVDNLGSVELVELEERIYSWFAANAPQYEVVASSPSLMFAHIGETNMASMLSTLPITLVLISGLMIFALRSVRLGMISLVPNIAPAIIGFGLWALISGEINLGLSVVVTLTLGIVVDDAVHFLSKYQRARMEGKSAEEAVRYAFHTVGRALWITTVVLVAGFSVLAMSSFRLNSDMGLLSAIVIFIALVVDFILLPSLLMIFDKQTHYADKPQHESQPSNAELSRTTQPNSTAELTTSTK from the coding sequence ATGGAGACTGTGATGAAACATGACAGCCAGAAGCCCGCTTTCGATCAGCAAAATCGAGATAACCCTAATGCCGATAGCGTAAACGCAGATCTAAATAACAGTTGGCACTCAATACCTACCAAACGTTCGTTTATCGTTCTGCTGGTGGTGTTTTCAATCATCATTCTCTCTGCATTAGGGGCTAAGAACCTCTACTTTAGAGGGGACTACAACATCTTCTTCGAAGGCACCAACAAACAGTTGATGGCGTTCGATGAAATCCAAACCACCTTTGCAAAAACCGACAACCTTGCGATTGTTGTCGCCCCTGAAGATGGCAATGTCTTCACTCCTGAAACCCTCACCCTAATTCAAAACCTCACGGTTGACGCGTGGCAGATCCCGTATTCAAGCCGTGTGGATTCTCTTGCCAATTATCAGCACACCGAAGCCATTGAAGATGACCTCTTGGTAGAAGACTTGCTGTATGAAGAGTACGAACACACACCAGAGCGCATAGCCAAAGTAAAACAGATCGCCCTCAACGAGCCGTTGCTCAAGAATGCCTTGGTGTCGGCTTCTGGCGATGTGACGATTGTTAACGTGACCGTACAACTGCCAGAAATAGATAAAACAGCAGAAGTACAAGAGGTGATTGCGGCGATTAATGCCATGATCGGCAAGTACCAAGCTCAGCATCCGAATGTGGAATTCCATAAAGCGGGCATCATCGCCATGAACAACGCATTTATGACTTCGGCTCAACAAGACAGCTCAACGCTCGTGCCGTTAATGCTGCTAGTGGTACTAGTGTTCCTGACCTTTATGCTGCGCTCGTTCTTTAGTGTGGTGGCGACGCTTATTGTGATTATCTCTTCGATTGTTGCCACCATGGGTTTATCTGGTTGGGCAGGGATGTTCTTGAGTACCGCAACCGTCAATGTTCCTACCTTAGTGTTAACTTTGGCGGTTGCTGATTGTGTTCACGTAATCGTGACCATGAGACAAGCGATGCAACGCGGGATGGAGAAAGCACAAGCCATTCAATACAGCATTAAGCTCAATGCTATGCCAATTCTGATCACCTCAGTCACTACTGCGATTGGTTTCTTGATGATGAACATGTCGGATTCACCAGTGCTGCGTGATTTCGGTAACTTATCGGCACTAGGCGTACTTATCGCGTGCTTCCTCTCTGTGACTATGCTGCCTGCACTGCTAAAACTGCTGCCTGTGAAACGACTACCTGCTAACCCTGAGGCGGCAAACAAAGTCACCTTCATGGATAAGCTGGGCGATTTTGTCGTAACTAATCGTAAAGCACTGCTGCCTATTTCTACGCTAGTGATTGTGGGTGCCGCCGCGTTAATTCCACTCAACAAAGTGAACGATGAATCGGTGAAGTATTTCGATACTTCAAGTGAATTCAGACAAGCGGCCGACTTTATGGAAGAGACCGTAAGCGGCATGACGACCCTTAGCATCGCTGTGAAAACCAATGAGTCTCAAGCGATTGCCGATCCTGTGTTCTTGCAAGCAATTGGCGACTTTACTGATTGGCTACGTGTTCAACCAGAAACTGACCACGTGGCAACGCTTTCTGATGTGTATATGCGTTTGAACAAGAACATGCATGGCGACGACGAAAGCTACTACAAGCTGCCGCTTAACCGTGAACTTGCCGCGCAATACTTACTGCTTTATGAGATGTCTCTGCCTTATGGCTTGGACTTGAACAACCAGATCAACGTCGATAAGTCATCGATCAAAATGGTACTTACCGTCGATAACCTCGGCAGCGTTGAGCTAGTGGAACTCGAAGAGCGCATTTACTCATGGTTTGCGGCAAATGCGCCTCAGTATGAAGTAGTCGCGTCGAGCCCATCACTGATGTTTGCCCACATTGGCGAAACCAACATGGCGAGCATGCTCTCGACTCTGCCTATTACCTTAGTGCTTATCTCTGGCTTGATGATCTTTGCGTTGCGCTCAGTTCGCTTAGGCATGATCAGCCTAGTGCCAAACATTGCGCCTGCGATCATTGGCTTTGGTTTATGGGCGCTTATCTCTGGTGAAATCAACCTTGGTTTGTCAGTCGTGGTCACGCTCACATTGGGTATCGTGGTCGATGATGCAGTGCACTTCTTAAGTAAATACCAACGCGCCAGAATGGAAGGGAAATCAGCAGAAGAAGCCGTTCGTTACGCCTTCCACACTGTTGGCCGTGCGTTGTGGATCACCACGGTGGTGCTTGTGGCTGGTTTCTCTGTACTGGCAATGTCGAGCTTCAGACTCAACTCCGACATGGGCTTACTCAGCGCGATTGTGATTTTCATTGCGCTGGTGGTCGACTTCATCTTGCTACCGAGCTTACTGATGATCTTCGACAAACAGACGCACTATGCAGATAAACCTCAGCACGAATCGCAACCATCTAATGCCGAGTTATCTAGAACAACGCAGCCTAACTCGACTGCCGAACTGACTACATCGACCAAATAG
- a CDS encoding outer membrane lipoprotein-sorting protein: MKSVKQSFVTTLFAVSSLSVGTLTIGTFAAFPALADPAKGLEIAEQRKAVDMGWGDSVATMEMLLRNKQGESSTRLMRLKSLEVDDDGDKGLTIFDEPRDVKGTAFLNHSHITKSDDQWLYLPALKRVKRISSRNKSGPFMGSEFAYEDLSSFELEKYTFNYIEDAKIEGVDTFVLEQVPTDKNSGYTMQKVWLDQQYYRPVQVEFYDRKGALLKTLSFQDYKQYLNQYWRAHTMSMQNHQTGKSTVLTTTDLAFQTGLKDKDFQKNTLKRAK, encoded by the coding sequence ATGAAAAGCGTTAAACAATCATTCGTTACTACACTATTTGCTGTCAGCTCATTGAGCGTCGGTACGTTAACAATTGGCACATTCGCCGCTTTCCCAGCGTTAGCAGACCCGGCGAAAGGTTTAGAAATTGCTGAGCAACGCAAAGCCGTTGATATGGGGTGGGGCGATTCTGTCGCGACCATGGAAATGCTACTTCGTAATAAACAAGGTGAAAGCAGCACACGCCTAATGCGATTGAAATCTTTGGAAGTCGATGACGATGGCGACAAAGGCTTAACCATTTTTGATGAGCCACGTGATGTAAAAGGTACGGCTTTCCTAAACCATTCACACATCACCAAATCCGATGACCAGTGGCTGTATCTGCCTGCATTGAAACGTGTGAAGCGTATCTCTTCACGCAACAAATCGGGCCCGTTTATGGGCAGTGAATTTGCTTACGAAGACTTGAGCTCGTTTGAGCTAGAAAAGTACACCTTTAACTACATTGAAGACGCCAAAATCGAAGGTGTCGATACCTTTGTTTTAGAGCAAGTACCGACCGACAAAAACTCTGGCTACACCATGCAAAAAGTATGGCTAGACCAACAATACTACCGCCCCGTTCAAGTGGAGTTTTACGACCGTAAAGGCGCATTGCTGAAAACTCTATCGTTCCAAGACTACAAACAATACCTAAACCAATACTGGCGCGCACACACCATGTCGATGCAAAACCACCAAACAGGCAAAAGTACGGTATTAACTACGACAGATTTAGCCTTCCAGACCGGTCTTAAAGACAAGGATTTCCAAAAGAACACACTAAAACGTGCAAAATAA
- a CDS encoding GGDEF domain-containing protein, translating into MNSFNWDKNFETGIGVVDEQHQYLVGFINHYGNLLSENAISIDDINVALLDLTRYAEFHFKEEESLMRDCGVYELHIEEHIKVHRVFMQDIYSMQAFILEEDQVSARQLLDFLIHWLAYHILGIDQNMARQMTAIEEGATPLQAFEAEEKQQDPSTVPLLAALKGLFEQVSERNKQLLRFNQLLEDKVEERTAELKRANKRLEELSLTDSLTNLHNRRSAFKQLALHWQDSKELGMPLVCIMIDADHFKRINDTSGHDAGDLVLKTLSRELKNTFRNDDIVCRLGGDEFLVICPDTDLKGGMYIAETARQKVSELEVETSNQVWIGSISVGVAEITEEFGSMNDLIKAADESVYLAKNAGKNSVCSIQI; encoded by the coding sequence ATGAATTCATTTAATTGGGATAAAAACTTTGAAACAGGCATTGGTGTTGTAGATGAACAGCATCAATATCTTGTTGGTTTTATCAACCACTACGGAAACCTGTTGTCAGAGAATGCTATCTCTATTGACGACATTAACGTCGCTTTACTCGATCTCACACGCTATGCCGAATTTCACTTTAAAGAGGAAGAATCTTTGATGAGGGATTGCGGTGTGTATGAGTTACACATTGAAGAGCACATCAAAGTGCATCGTGTATTCATGCAAGATATCTACAGCATGCAAGCTTTCATCTTGGAAGAAGATCAGGTGTCCGCACGGCAGTTACTTGATTTCTTAATCCACTGGCTTGCTTATCACATCCTCGGCATCGACCAAAACATGGCGCGACAAATGACCGCCATAGAAGAGGGCGCGACACCTCTGCAAGCCTTTGAAGCGGAGGAAAAGCAGCAAGACCCTTCGACTGTGCCTTTGTTGGCGGCTCTTAAAGGCTTATTTGAACAAGTCTCTGAACGCAATAAGCAGTTGTTACGCTTCAACCAGTTACTCGAAGATAAAGTTGAGGAACGCACGGCTGAATTAAAAAGAGCGAACAAGAGACTTGAAGAGCTGTCATTAACCGACTCTCTCACTAATTTGCATAACCGTCGTAGTGCTTTTAAACAGTTAGCGCTGCATTGGCAAGACTCTAAAGAACTTGGCATGCCTTTAGTGTGCATTATGATTGATGCCGACCACTTCAAGCGCATTAATGACACTAGCGGTCATGATGCAGGCGACTTGGTGCTAAAAACCCTCTCGCGTGAACTGAAAAACACGTTCCGTAATGATGATATTGTTTGCCGGTTAGGTGGCGATGAGTTTTTGGTTATCTGCCCAGACACCGACCTTAAAGGTGGGATGTACATAGCGGAAACCGCTCGACAGAAAGTGTCTGAATTAGAGGTTGAAACCAGTAATCAAGTTTGGATTGGCAGCATTAGTGTTGGTGTCGCTGAAATAACCGAAGAATTCGGCTCAATGAACGATTTGATTAAAGCCGCCGATGAGTCCGTCTATTTAGCGAAAAACGCGGGGAAGAACAGCGTTTGTTCGATTCAGATTTAG
- the pheS gene encoding phenylalanine--tRNA ligase subunit alpha, with the protein MQHLEEIIANATTAIDTADSLVALDEVRVQYLGKKGELTLQLQSLGKLPPEERRTAGQEINKAKGAVQQAIAARKDALQRAELEAKLAEETIDVSLPGRRIENGGLHPVTRTVERIEQFFGELGFSTESGPEIEDAFHNFDALNIADDHPARTDHDTFFFNPDLMLRTHTSGVQIRTMENGKPPFRFIAPGRVYRNDYDQTHTPMFHQVEGMLVDENVNFAQLKGILNDFLCNFFEEEVEVRFRPSFFPFTEPSAEVDVKRKDGKWLEVLGCGMVHPNVLRSVGIDPEKYSGFAFGMGVERLTMLRYGVNDLRAFFENDLRFLKQFK; encoded by the coding sequence ATGCAACATCTAGAAGAGATCATTGCTAATGCAACGACTGCTATTGATACAGCAGATTCGTTAGTCGCACTTGATGAAGTGCGAGTTCAGTATTTAGGTAAGAAGGGTGAACTAACTCTTCAACTACAAAGCCTAGGTAAACTTCCACCTGAAGAGCGTCGCACTGCTGGTCAAGAGATCAACAAAGCGAAAGGTGCTGTTCAACAAGCGATCGCAGCTCGCAAAGACGCACTACAGCGTGCAGAGCTTGAAGCGAAACTAGCTGAAGAAACTATCGATGTGAGCCTACCAGGTCGTCGCATTGAGAACGGTGGTCTTCACCCAGTTACTCGCACAGTTGAGCGTATCGAACAGTTCTTTGGTGAGCTTGGCTTTAGCACTGAGTCTGGCCCTGAGATCGAAGATGCATTCCACAACTTTGATGCACTAAACATCGCAGACGATCACCCAGCTCGTACTGATCACGATACTTTCTTCTTCAACCCTGATCTAATGCTACGTACGCACACTTCTGGTGTTCAAATCCGTACGATGGAAAACGGCAAACCGCCATTCCGCTTCATTGCTCCGGGTCGTGTTTACCGTAACGACTACGATCAAACTCACACGCCAATGTTCCACCAAGTGGAAGGTATGTTAGTTGATGAGAACGTAAACTTTGCACAACTTAAAGGCATTCTTAACGATTTCCTTTGTAACTTCTTTGAAGAAGAAGTTGAAGTGCGTTTCCGTCCTTCATTCTTCCCGTTCACAGAGCCTTCAGCTGAAGTTGACGTGAAACGTAAAGATGGCAAATGGCTAGAAGTTCTAGGTTGTGGCATGGTTCACCCTAACGTACTTCGCTCTGTTGGCATCGACCCTGAGAAATACTCTGGTTTTGCATTCGGTATGGGTGTAGAGCGTCTAACGATGCTTCGTTACGGCGTAAATGACCTTCGTGCGTTCTTCGAGAACGACCTTCGTTTCCTTAAACAATTCAAGTAA